The DNA sequence ACTGAGAAGGTTGTCCAGTCTTTTTAATGATTCTATACTTAAGACAATTCCTCCTTCAACATCCACATACTCAAGCTCTCCAGATTTTATAGTATGGCCTATATAAAATGGTTGTGTTGCAtctcttttcaacaagaaaaaCTTCAAATTTTCAATTACAGCAAATGTAGTAGGTCGGGCAAGGAAGAACCAGTTATATTCATCTTTATACTTATCATAGGCATATTTATATGCTTTTCTCATCATTGTCCACATGTCATTTGTTTCAAGATTAATTGACTCAAACACCTTAATACTTTCAGTACAGAAGAACTCTACTTTGTCACAGTGTTTGGTCCAAGTGTCTTTCACAGCTGCCCAACGACCCACGTCTTTGGGTTTGACAAGTATCATACAGTATACACGAATACTCTTAACAAGTTCCATGCGCTCAGCTTCGGAAATTTTCAGAAAATCTTCTTTGCTAAGTGCTTGAAGGTGATGGTGCTCATGATGAGTTATATTTTCATGACCAATCCTAATGTGTCCTAGCATAGTAACCAAAGCACAGAAAATGCTTCCAAGCATCATACCCTTCAAAAATGAACTgctttcaaaaagcatttttcctataaagaagaaaaagaccctTCAGATACCTTATGGAAAGGCATAGTCCAgtcatttaattttctatttgctCATATGACTTTTGTCCCTATAAGGCCTAAAATTATAGTTACCAGGTTCATTTTATAGAACATATCCATACAGTGGCAGTGTCTCCTAGatttcaaggaaagaaaacataCTTTTAACAGGACCTTGAAAGAAAAGGTATCTTTCATCTGACTATGTATCTGGATTTCTGCTCTGAAAAACATGGCCACTGCACACATGGCTATAACAGTCTATATTCCAACAGTATGAAACTACTGGGTAAAGTCAGAGCTTTGATGCATCACTTCTCTATAAGGTAGAATTGGAATGGAAATGCCAGGCACATGgtaagtttttattaagtgtttgttaACTGATTGATTCTTGGCTTCCATCTAAGGGAATGTAGTTCCTTGACTTTATTATGGGGCAGTTTAAAGAAAGGTAGTGTGGAGTAGTAGAgacagggagacctgggttcagatcctggttcCAGATGACTGtcatctgtgtgatcctgggcaagtcacttaacctttctgagcctcaatttccttacctataaaatggggataataatagtatctactgcacagggttcttgtgaagctcaaatgagataatgtatctaATATTTTGGACATGTCCaatgtgggaatatgttttacctgactatgcatatttgttacatgaGGTTTGTTTTACCTTTTTTCAGTGGTGGGGAGgtaagaaggagaggaaaataaatggctgttaattgaaaaaaataaaaaaagatcatCTATTGATAGCATGTAAGCTCTTTGACAGAAGGGACTATTTCACTTTCTATTTCCAGTGCCCAGtactgcctggcacattgtgaatgtttaataaatacctactgattgattgatatgtaaagtgctttgccaaccttaaagtgaaTTCTTATTATGCCAAATTTTATCCAAATGTACTGACACTGTCTTTTctcctaaaaaaatgaaagacaagatGGTAAATTCATGACAAATCAGCAAGTTGGTAGGTAGCACCTGTATTGACACTTCCGTTTATTTTCATGTCATGTCTGTTGAGTTTGACAATCCATGTTGTGTTAATCTTAATGTTTTTATTCCTAAGGCTAACTATTTGACTATTACCCAACTTTTTACTCTTTCTCAAAAGGAGGAAGTATTAACATAAGGCATCATCTACTGATTAGTTGACCTTGATGGCCATTTATacataggatttgaacttgagctgaaaggaaccttagaggtcatctaatctaacttttgttttacagaggaggaaactgaggcctaggaaggggaaatgatttgcccaaggtcacaacgGTTTTAAGAGAAAGAGGCAGGGTCTTCAAAGgaccattttcttccttccatttaaGATAAAATGTGTATTATTTCAAAAAAAGTAATTCCAAGAAGCTATTTCAATGGGATGGAAGGTTTGGGGGAGTTTCAAGGGAGCAGGGTGATGATGCCATTTAAAGCCTACCAGATTAGGAGTCAGGACTGCTCAAATTTCAGCTATGACACTATCTATATAGCTTTGGCAAAGTAACTTGAATGTTCTTGGAACTCAGTTCTTCATCTTTAGAAAAAAGGAGATGGCCTAGA is a window from the Notamacropus eugenii isolate mMacEug1 chromosome X, mMacEug1.pri_v2, whole genome shotgun sequence genome containing:
- the C1GALT1C1 gene encoding C1GALT1-specific chaperone 1, whose product is MLFESSSFLKGMMLGSIFCALVTMLGHIRIGHENITHHEHHHLQALSKEDFLKISEAERMELVKSIRVYCMILVKPKDVGRWAAVKDTWTKHCDKVEFFCTESIKVFESINLETNDMWTMMRKAYKYAYDKYKDEYNWFFLARPTTFAVIENLKFFLLKRDATQPFYIGHTIKSGELEYVDVEGGIVLSIESLKRLDNLLSDPEKCPEQGGMIWKISEDKQLAVCLKYSGVFAENAEDSEGKDVFNTKSVGFLIKEAMSNNPQQVVEGCCSDMAVTFNDLAPNQMHVMMYGVYRLRAYGHTFNDALVFLPPNGSDND